The genomic interval GAGCAGGGGTCAGGGAGCAGGAAAAGACACAACATATGGAGAACATGGAGTTGCCGGTTGGCATATATAGTATAAACTCGTGTGTATTTATTTAAAATCATTGCGTTTTTCTTGTATCCTCAACGGGCTGGGGTGCTCAAAAAGCTACAATTTTTGTAGGTAAGCTACAATTAATGATGATGCAAAAGAGGTCGCCACATCGCTTCGCTCCTCGCGATGACATGGTTGTTTTGTTCAAAAGTTTTGAATCTAGAACATTTGGATTTGCTTAGTGCTTCGATATTCGGATTTAGGATTTCAATTTACCAAAAGCTTTGCGCTTTGCCGGAGTCCCCTTACGCCTGCCGAAGGTTTCTTTAGAATTTCGATATACGATATACGAACTACGATGTACGGTCATTTTATGAGCTGGTATCTATCTCGTACTTCTTCACCCTGTACCACATGCTCCGCTCTGAGATGCCGAGAAGCTTTGCAGCCTGAGTCTGTGAGCCCTGGGATTTTTTAAGGGCCTCTGCGATCATCTTTTTCTCAAGCTCTGAGATCGCCTCATCCAGTGTTATGTCTGAATAAGGCTGACCTGCCAGTTGATACCCACCCCTGAGATAGAGGGGCAAATCATCAATAGTAACTGTGTCGCCGTCACACATGACAGCGGCCCTTCTGATAACGCTTATTAGTTCTCTCACGTTTCCGGGCCAGCTATACTGAACCATCACTTCATGTGCATCTTCAGCAATATTGATGATCCTATCGGATTCCTTTTCAAATTCCAGCAGGATATACTCAATGATGGCATTGATGTCCTCTTTCCTTTCGCGTAATGGCGGAACATGTATTTGCATCTGTGACAGGCGGAAGTAGAGGTCTTCCCTGAATTTGCCGTTCTTTGTCTCGTTTTCGAGGATGCGGTTTGTTGTCGAGATGACCCTCACGTCAACTTTATTCGTTTTCGTTGAACCAAGATGCTCGATCTCCCTTTTTTCTACTGCCCTTAATATCTTTGCCTGGAGGTATGAGGTCATCTCCCCTATTTCGTCGAGCACGATCGTTCCATTGTCCGCAGCCTCAAACTTACCCTGTTTCTGCTGGTGGGCGCCGGTAAAAGCACCTTTCTCATACCCGAACAATTCGCTCTCGAGGAGGCTGTCAGGTATGGAGGCACAGTTAACCACAACAAAGCTGCCTTTCCTTTGAGAAAATCCATGAATGAGTTTTGCAACCTCTTCTTTGCCGACTCCTGTCTCCCCGGTAATGAGAACGGTCAACTCTGTAGCTGCAATCTTTTCTACATCTTTAAAGATATCTCTCATCTGCTGGGACCTTCCGACGACGCCATGGACCATATCTTTCGCGAGCTCTTTTTCTCTCAAAACCTCCATCTCTTTTTTTAATTTCCTGGTGCCGAGAACCCTCTTGACCATTATCTTCAGTTCATCGAGCAGGATAGGTTTCACAAAAAAATCCGTCGCGCCCCGTTTGATGGCATCGAGGGCATTCTTTTTTGTCCCATAAGCTGTAATGATCAGGATCGGCACGTTCACGTTCTTCTTGAGATCTGATGTAGCGGTCAGACCGTCCATGCCCGGCAGGCTGATATCCATAATGACAAGGTCCGTTTCATTGTTGATCGCACCTGCAGCATCCTCGTAGGCGATAAAAGACAGGACAGAATAGCCCTCATTTTTTAAGGCCTCTTCCAGAAAGAACCTTACACCGGGGTCGTCTTCAATGATTACGATCTTGTTGGTATTCATAATTATTAAACCCGTAAGTCGTGAGTCGTAAGTCGTGAGGGGTTAAACCACTTACGCCTTCCGCCTGACGGCTCTCATAGCCTAACCACGTTATTTACGGCGTCTTCTTCCAATTTTACTACAGGCAGGACGATTGTAAACGTTGTTCCTTCGTCGCCGCTCTCCACTTCGATCGTGCCCTTATGGAGGCGCATATTCCTCATGCTGATAAAAAGACCCAGCCCCCGGCCGCCTTTTTTCCGTGAAAAAAACGGTTTGAATATGGAATCAAGGTCTTCTCTCGCGATTATGGAATGTCTGTTATGTATGGTAATGCGAAAAGAAGAGTCGCTCTTTTCTGAAGATATTTCGATGAAGCCGCCAATCTTTTCATGCTCGGCTGCATTCCTGAGGATATTACTGACCACCTGAAATATCTTTGTTTTGTCGGCAACACACATGAAGGAATCTCTTTTTTCAAACGGGCATTCAATACCCTGCAACTCAGATGAAAGACCGCTCAAAGCCTCTTCAATAATATCGTTCAGATCAAACTCTTCCCTGACAAGTTCGTTGTCAGTGAAATCGAGCAGGTCATGGGTAAATTTATCTATCTTTTTTGCCGCTTCAAGCATTGCGTTAAGATATGCCTGCTGCGATTCGTCCATTGACTTCTGTCTTAAAAGCTCGCTCATCCCTGTTATCGTATTAAGAGGGTTCCTTACCTCGTGGGCAACCATAAGGGACATATATCCGAGGGGAATAATATAGTCGAGTCTCTCCATGCTCTCCATCAACGTCCCTTTATCTTCCTCATCGGTCTCCCCTTTGACATGTTCCATCAAACGCTCTATAAGGTTATACACCTCTATCATCTGTCCCCGTTCTTTCCTTAATTCCTCGAACTTTACAAATTTCTCTGCCCGTTTTACCAGGTCGCTGATGGGCTGGATCATGGCCCTGACAACGATAAATGCACAGAACGAGGAGAAAAGGCAGACAACGACCACCCACATCCATGCCGTATGCGTCCGTGCAGCCGTAAGAACGTTTGCGCCTATGACAACAGAGAGGAGGCTTGTAAGAAAGACCACAAGCGGAACGATCGTGTTGAGACTATACTTGAGGTTGCCGGGGTCCTTGAAAAAACCTTTCAACCGCCACCCCTCAGTGCGCTCATCATGTCCCACCACGGCATGAATATGGCGAGCGCAAGGAACAAGACCATAACGGAAAGACCTGCGGTGAGTATGGGCTCCACCCATGCCGACAACCTTGTAACAGAGTATGAAACCTCCCTGTCATAATGGACAGAAACCTCTCTCAGCATCTCTTCAAGGGCGCCTGTCTCCTCGCCCGTCGAGATGAGGTGTATCACAAGAGGTGGAAATATTCCTGCATCTTTTAGCGGCTTCGAGATGCCCCGTCCTTTCTCTATGTTCTGACCGATCTCAATGACCTTTGCGGCAATATAGTTGTTGCCCACGGTCCTGGACACGATCTCGAGGGTCTTTACAATGGGGATGCCTGCCCTTACAAGGTTCTCAAGGGTAAAGGCAAACCTGCCCATACATATCTTCAGGATGATCTGGCCAATAAGGGGTATCTGCAGCTTGATCCTGTCGATGTTCATTGCGCCGGCTGCCGTTCTCTTATAGAGGATAAAAAGCACGATGATGAGCACAATGGTGCCGACGGTAAAAAATGTATATTTCTCGGCAAGATCATTTATAATGAGCAATACCTGCGTAGGAAGGGGGAGGGCAACCTTCGCGCTCTT from Syntrophorhabdaceae bacterium carries:
- a CDS encoding type II secretion system F family protein, whose product is MGTFTYRARDDRGLLVTGSIEAGSQRDVYAQLDARGLFPISAKETKTAGSFAIDDFLLRFQKVKYDDLIFFTRQLQTIIRAGIPVVAGLRALEEQTTSPKLKAAIKKVAQDIDRGQSLSEALSQHRSIFSELYISMVSAGEAGGGLEEVLERLAGIIEFQMKTKEMLKSAMRYPMFVVGTLIIAFIVLIKMVVPKFVPIFKSAKVALPLPTQVLLIINDLAEKYTFFTVGTIVLIIVLFILYKRTAAGAMNIDRIKLQIPLIGQIILKICMGRFAFTLENLVRAGIPIVKTLEIVSRTVGNNYIAAKVIEIGQNIEKGRGISKPLKDAGIFPPLVIHLISTGEETGALEEMLREVSVHYDREVSYSVTRLSAWVEPILTAGLSVMVLFLALAIFMPWWDMMSALRGGG
- a CDS encoding HAMP domain-containing sensor histidine kinase — protein: MKGFFKDPGNLKYSLNTIVPLVVFLTSLLSVVIGANVLTAARTHTAWMWVVVVCLFSSFCAFIVVRAMIQPISDLVKRAEKFVKFEELRKERGQMIEVYNLIERLMEHVKGETDEEDKGTLMESMERLDYIIPLGYMSLMVAHEVRNPLNTITGMSELLRQKSMDESQQAYLNAMLEAAKKIDKFTHDLLDFTDNELVREEFDLNDIIEEALSGLSSELQGIECPFEKRDSFMCVADKTKIFQVVSNILRNAAEHEKIGGFIEISSEKSDSSFRITIHNRHSIIAREDLDSIFKPFFSRKKGGRGLGLFISMRNMRLHKGTIEVESGDEGTTFTIVLPVVKLEEDAVNNVVRL
- a CDS encoding sigma-54 dependent transcriptional regulator → MNTNKIVIIEDDPGVRFFLEEALKNEGYSVLSFIAYEDAAGAINNETDLVIMDISLPGMDGLTATSDLKKNVNVPILIITAYGTKKNALDAIKRGATDFFVKPILLDELKIMVKRVLGTRKLKKEMEVLREKELAKDMVHGVVGRSQQMRDIFKDVEKIAATELTVLITGETGVGKEEVAKLIHGFSQRKGSFVVVNCASIPDSLLESELFGYEKGAFTGAHQQKQGKFEAADNGTIVLDEIGEMTSYLQAKILRAVEKREIEHLGSTKTNKVDVRVISTTNRILENETKNGKFREDLYFRLSQMQIHVPPLRERKEDINAIIEYILLEFEKESDRIINIAEDAHEVMVQYSWPGNVRELISVIRRAAVMCDGDTVTIDDLPLYLRGGYQLAGQPYSDITLDEAISELEKKMIAEALKKSQGSQTQAAKLLGISERSMWYRVKKYEIDTSS